A stretch of Streptomyces vietnamensis DNA encodes these proteins:
- a CDS encoding MarR family winged helix-turn-helix transcriptional regulator produces MVDHVAGENVNQVVDSGKGVPRDTPGYELPLLLFGGFRTLIEQLHARLADEGHPDMRPAHGFAMQAIGVHGATASDIGRRLGVSKQAAGKTVDRLLAVGYAERADDPADARRKLVRLTPRGYEALARSAAIFDDLRAEWVAVLGADRVRDMEAALRNVVPEETAFRLDATSWLGAP; encoded by the coding sequence ATGGTTGACCATGTCGCTGGAGAAAACGTAAACCAGGTTGTCGATTCGGGCAAGGGGGTGCCCCGCGACACCCCGGGATACGAGCTGCCCCTGCTCCTCTTCGGCGGCTTCCGCACCCTCATCGAGCAGCTGCACGCCCGCCTGGCCGACGAGGGCCACCCCGACATGCGCCCGGCCCACGGCTTCGCCATGCAGGCCATCGGGGTCCACGGCGCCACCGCCAGCGACATCGGCCGGCGCCTCGGCGTCTCCAAGCAGGCGGCGGGCAAGACCGTCGACCGGCTGCTCGCCGTCGGCTACGCCGAGCGCGCCGACGACCCCGCCGACGCGCGCCGCAAACTCGTCCGGCTCACCCCGCGCGGATACGAGGCCCTCGCCCGCTCCGCCGCGATCTTCGACGACCTGCGGGCTGAGTGGGTCGCGGTCCTCGGCGCGGACCGCGTCCGGGACATGGAGGCGGCCCTGCGGAACGTCGTCCCCGAGGAGACGGCGTTCCGCCTGGACGCCACGAGCTGGCTGGGAGCGCCCTAG
- a CDS encoding carboxymuconolactone decarboxylase family protein: MSARISSAAALLKKTSPETLDGFLKLGAIFESTTLDPHSRETVILTVAERNQCHLCVDMHEAKMAALGPAPDAERLAAVRAFTLRVLASSGAVSDEELAAFEKAGYTRRNALEVVLGIGTYTVSTFANRLVRAA; encoded by the coding sequence ATGTCCGCCCGTATCTCTTCCGCCGCCGCCCTCCTCAAGAAAACCTCCCCGGAGACCCTCGACGGCTTCCTCAAGCTCGGCGCGATCTTCGAGTCCACCACCCTCGACCCGCACTCCCGCGAGACCGTCATCCTCACCGTCGCCGAACGCAACCAGTGCCACCTCTGCGTCGACATGCACGAGGCCAAGATGGCCGCCCTCGGCCCGGCCCCCGACGCCGAACGCCTCGCCGCCGTCCGGGCGTTCACCCTCCGCGTCCTCGCCTCCTCCGGCGCGGTGAGCGACGAGGAACTCGCCGCCTTCGAGAAGGCCGGCTACACCCGGCGCAACGCCCTGGAGGTCGTCCTCGGCATCGGTACGTACACCGTCTCCACCTTCGCCAACCGGCTCGTCCGCGCCGCCTGA